From one Aggregicoccus sp. 17bor-14 genomic stretch:
- a CDS encoding FHA domain-containing protein, whose amino-acid sequence MTRALLHSLLVRQSLALKERFRARYPHPWLVWEPGAWNVSDGGEQNVAATQLPTEELRDCLPVGDDALCFELLQAMGAGSLSVGRASHNQLVVNDATVSREHLVLRADASGKWTAERVAEAGPTSVDGAPLQPGTPCPLVSGATLQLGEVRMTFHSAEDFAARIERAAARVVQSLGSSSGTARK is encoded by the coding sequence ATGACGCGCGCCCTCCTCCACTCGCTGCTCGTGCGCCAATCGCTCGCGCTGAAGGAGCGCTTCCGCGCGCGCTACCCGCACCCCTGGCTGGTGTGGGAGCCGGGCGCGTGGAACGTGAGCGACGGCGGCGAGCAGAACGTGGCGGCCACCCAGCTGCCCACCGAGGAGCTGCGCGACTGCCTCCCGGTGGGCGACGACGCGCTGTGCTTCGAGCTGCTGCAGGCGATGGGCGCGGGCTCCCTGAGCGTGGGCCGCGCCTCGCACAACCAGCTGGTGGTCAACGACGCCACCGTCTCGCGCGAGCACCTGGTGCTGCGCGCGGACGCGAGCGGCAAGTGGACGGCGGAGCGCGTGGCGGAGGCGGGGCCGACGAGCGTGGACGGCGCACCGCTGCAGCCGGGCACCCCCTGCCCGCTCGTCTCCGGCGCCACGCTGCAGCTGGGCGAGGTGCGGATGACCTTCCACAGCGCCGAGGACTTCGCCGCCCGCATCGAGCGTGCCGCGGCGCGCGTGGTGCAGAGCCTCGGCAGCAGCAGCGGCACCGCGCGCAAGTAG
- a CDS encoding serine/threonine-protein kinase — MPADDIAGTVLSGGLLPEGAEGAPSGQAAARPGNVLVGSAPEGNVLAGNVLAGDALTGNALKEAGLGTTASRAPGGNGLREGELTPPSVIAADAVELPQVQVGQVLGSYQLEALLGEGSMGQVFQARHVRLDRQVALKVLRPNHTRDNAFVQRFFREAQAVNRISHEHIVEIFDFIEDRAAGCVYCVMELLRGESLAQLLERGPLSLERIQRIGVQVCAALEAAHQVGVVHRDIKPDNLFISQRPGQPDFVKVLDFGVAKLLSTPDVRGTLDGTIIGTPAYMSPEQAAGLPVDARADIYAVGTLLYEMLSGKPPFSGQSFGQLVVQVITQPPPPLPARLASGEPLPPALARLVMRCLAKEPEQRPGRLAEVSSGLLGLPPGALPTSERPTVKIPALGPVSTRTLGFAGAGAALVLLALTGVLLGSSAPASTPSAHAAPAPAPVAAAPAPQAPPVLLTVRSFPEGAEVVRTDTGEALGVTPLVRALPRTEGPLGLRIRLAGYVPLERSVVLQQDAELVLPLAKARGAAGARVPARKLAVERSSSR, encoded by the coding sequence ATGCCTGCTGACGACATCGCCGGAACCGTCCTCTCCGGAGGACTCCTGCCCGAGGGCGCCGAGGGCGCCCCGTCCGGGCAGGCGGCGGCGCGTCCGGGCAACGTCCTGGTGGGCAGCGCCCCGGAGGGAAATGTCCTGGCCGGCAACGTCCTGGCCGGCGACGCCCTGACCGGCAACGCCCTGAAGGAGGCGGGCCTGGGCACCACGGCCAGCCGGGCGCCGGGGGGCAACGGGCTGCGCGAGGGCGAGCTGACGCCCCCCTCGGTGATCGCCGCGGACGCGGTGGAGCTGCCGCAGGTGCAGGTGGGGCAGGTGCTGGGCAGCTACCAGCTCGAGGCGCTGCTGGGCGAGGGCTCCATGGGCCAGGTGTTCCAGGCGCGCCACGTGCGGCTGGACCGGCAGGTGGCGCTCAAGGTGCTGCGGCCCAACCACACCCGCGACAACGCCTTCGTGCAGCGCTTCTTCCGCGAGGCGCAGGCGGTCAACCGCATCAGCCACGAGCACATCGTGGAGATCTTCGACTTCATCGAGGACCGGGCGGCCGGCTGCGTGTACTGCGTGATGGAGCTGCTGCGCGGCGAGAGCCTCGCGCAGCTGCTGGAGCGCGGGCCCCTGAGCCTCGAGCGCATCCAGCGCATCGGCGTGCAGGTGTGCGCGGCGCTGGAGGCGGCGCACCAGGTGGGCGTCGTCCACCGCGACATCAAGCCGGACAACCTCTTCATCAGCCAGCGCCCCGGCCAGCCGGACTTCGTGAAGGTGCTGGACTTCGGCGTGGCCAAGCTGCTGAGCACGCCGGACGTGCGCGGCACGCTGGACGGCACCATCATCGGCACGCCGGCCTACATGTCCCCGGAGCAGGCCGCGGGGCTCCCGGTGGATGCGCGCGCGGACATCTACGCGGTGGGCACGCTGCTGTACGAGATGCTCAGCGGCAAGCCGCCCTTCAGCGGCCAGTCCTTCGGGCAGCTGGTGGTGCAGGTCATCACCCAGCCGCCCCCGCCGCTGCCCGCGCGCCTCGCCTCGGGCGAGCCGCTGCCGCCCGCACTCGCGCGGCTGGTGATGCGCTGCCTCGCGAAGGAGCCGGAGCAGCGCCCCGGGCGCCTCGCCGAGGTGAGCTCCGGGCTGCTGGGCCTGCCGCCCGGCGCGCTGCCCACGAGCGAGCGCCCTACGGTGAAGATTCCGGCGCTGGGCCCGGTGAGCACGCGCACGCTGGGCTTCGCGGGCGCCGGTGCGGCGCTCGTGCTGCTCGCCCTCACCGGCGTGCTGCTGGGCAGCAGCGCTCCGGCGTCCACGCCCTCCGCGCACGCTGCGCCCGCGCCCGCGCCCGTCGCCGCCGCGCCCGCGCCGCAGGCGCCTCCGGTGCTGCTCACCGTGCGCTCCTTCCCGGAGGGCGCGGAGGTGGTGCGCACGGACACCGGCGAGGCGCTCGGCGTCACCCCGCTGGTGCGCGCGCTGCCGCGCACCGAGGGGCCCCTGGGCCTGCGCATCCGGCTCGCCGGCTACGTGCCGCTCGAGCGCAGCGTGGTGCTGCAGCAGGATGCGGAGCTGGTGCTGCCGCTGGCCAAGGCGCGCGGCGCCGCGGGTGCGCGCGTGCCCGCGCGCAAGCTGGCCGTCGAGCGCAGCAGCAGCCGCTGA